In Streptomyces sp. NBC_00414, a single window of DNA contains:
- a CDS encoding ribokinase, producing the protein MFEYDLLVVGSANADLVIGVERRPGAGETVLGSDLALHPGGKGANQAVAAARLGARTALLARVGDDAHGRLLLDSQRAAGVDTAGVLVGGAPTGVALITVDPSGDNSIVVSPGANGRLAPADIREPSAAALLAASRVVSTQLEIPMETVEEVVRGLRPGTRFVLNPSPPRELPASVLAACDPLIVNEHEARVVLGAGAGATPEEWARALLALGPHSVVITLGEEGALVADASGATRVPAVKVTAVDTTGAGDSFTAALAWRLGAGESLADSAAYAARVGAVAVTRQGAQASFPTAEEVAAV; encoded by the coding sequence ATGTTCGAGTACGACCTGCTGGTGGTGGGGTCGGCCAACGCCGACCTGGTCATCGGTGTCGAGCGGCGGCCGGGCGCCGGGGAGACCGTGCTCGGCTCCGACCTGGCCCTGCATCCCGGCGGCAAGGGCGCCAACCAGGCGGTCGCCGCCGCCCGGCTCGGGGCGCGTACGGCGCTCCTCGCCCGGGTCGGCGACGACGCGCACGGCCGGCTGCTGCTCGACTCGCAGCGGGCGGCCGGGGTCGACACGGCCGGGGTCCTGGTCGGCGGCGCGCCCACCGGGGTCGCGCTCATCACGGTGGACCCGTCGGGCGACAACAGCATCGTCGTGTCCCCCGGCGCGAACGGGCGCCTCGCCCCGGCCGACATCCGCGAGCCCTCGGCGGCGGCCCTGCTCGCGGCTTCCCGGGTCGTCTCCACCCAACTGGAGATCCCCATGGAGACGGTCGAGGAGGTGGTACGAGGCCTGCGCCCCGGCACCCGCTTCGTCCTGAACCCTTCCCCGCCGCGGGAGTTGCCCGCCTCGGTGCTCGCCGCCTGCGACCCGCTGATCGTGAACGAGCACGAGGCGCGGGTGGTGCTCGGCGCGGGCGCGGGCGCGACGCCCGAGGAGTGGGCGCGGGCGCTGCTCGCGCTGGGCCCGCATTCGGTGGTCATCACCCTGGGCGAGGAGGGCGCGCTGGTCGCCGACGCGTCGGGCGCCACTCGTGTCCCGGCGGTCAAGGTGACCGCCGTGGACACGACCGGCGCGGGCGACTCCTTCACCGCGGCGCTGGCGTGGCGCCTCGGCGCCGGGGAGTCCCTCGCGGACTCGGCGGCGTACGCGGCCCGTGTGGGCGCCGTCGCCGTCACCCGTCAGGGCGCGCAGGCGTCCTTCCCCACTGCCGAAGAGGTCGCCGCCGTATGA
- a CDS encoding ABC transporter permease/substrate-binding protein gives MATDTLKSTTGASGAPGGGAPGGLRRLLLDNGALTALIILVIAMSALSGDFLTTDNLLNIGVQAAVTAILAFGVTFVIVSAGIDLSVGSVAALSATVLAWTATSEGVPVWIAVILAIATGIACGLVNGVLISYGKLPPFIATLAMLSVGRGLSLVISQGSPIAFPDSVSHLGDTLGGWLPVPVLVMIVLGLVTAVILGRTYIGRSMYAIGGNEEAARLSGLRVKRQKLAIYALSGLFAAAAGIVLASRLSSAQPQAAQGYELDAIAAVVIGGASLAGGTGKASGTLIGALILAVLRNGLNLLSVSAFWQQVVIGVVIALAVLLDTVRRKAGATPVTSGAGGAAGKKGPQMVKYGLAVVLVAAVVGGLSIFNNGSSSSANPKVGLSLSTLNNPFFVQIKEGAQAEAKKLGADLTVTDAQNDASQQANQLQNFTSEGVDSIIVNPVDSDAAGPSVRSANKSDIPVVGVDRGVNKAKTAALVASDNVEGGQLGAKALAEKLGGKGKIVILQGLAGTSASRERGAGFEEGLKAYPDIKVVARQPADFDRTKGLDVMTNLLQAHPDVQGVFAENDEMALGAIKALRSKAGKSVQVIGFDGTPDGLKAVADGTMYASVAQQPKELGRIAVENALRAADGKKTEQTVKVPVKVVTSKNVADFTG, from the coding sequence GTGGCCACTGACACGCTCAAGAGCACAACGGGCGCCAGTGGCGCTCCGGGCGGCGGCGCCCCGGGCGGCCTGCGCCGGCTCCTGCTCGACAACGGCGCGCTCACCGCGCTCATCATCCTCGTCATCGCGATGTCGGCCCTGTCCGGCGACTTCCTGACGACGGACAACCTGCTCAACATCGGCGTCCAGGCGGCCGTGACCGCCATCCTCGCCTTCGGCGTCACCTTCGTGATCGTCTCGGCGGGCATCGACCTCTCGGTCGGCTCGGTCGCGGCCCTCTCCGCCACCGTCCTTGCCTGGACGGCCACTTCGGAGGGCGTACCGGTCTGGATCGCGGTGATCCTCGCGATCGCCACCGGCATAGCGTGCGGACTGGTCAACGGCGTCCTGATCTCGTACGGGAAGCTGCCGCCGTTCATCGCGACGCTGGCGATGCTGTCGGTGGGCCGCGGTCTGTCCCTGGTGATCTCGCAGGGCTCCCCGATCGCCTTCCCCGACTCGGTCTCCCACCTGGGTGACACGCTCGGTGGCTGGCTGCCGGTCCCGGTCCTCGTGATGATCGTCCTGGGCCTGGTCACGGCCGTGATCCTCGGGCGTACGTACATCGGGCGTTCCATGTACGCGATCGGCGGCAACGAGGAGGCTGCCCGCCTCTCCGGACTGCGGGTGAAGCGGCAGAAGCTCGCCATCTACGCGCTCTCGGGGCTCTTCGCGGCAGCCGCGGGCATCGTGCTCGCCTCCCGCCTCTCCTCCGCGCAGCCCCAGGCCGCGCAGGGTTACGAGCTGGACGCGATCGCCGCGGTCGTCATCGGCGGCGCCTCCCTCGCGGGCGGTACGGGCAAGGCGTCCGGGACGCTGATCGGCGCGCTGATCCTGGCGGTGCTGCGCAACGGCCTCAACCTCCTGTCCGTGTCGGCGTTCTGGCAGCAGGTCGTCATCGGTGTGGTCATCGCGCTGGCGGTGCTGCTCGACACCGTGCGCCGCAAGGCGGGCGCGACTCCGGTCACGTCCGGTGCCGGGGGCGCGGCGGGCAAGAAGGGCCCGCAGATGGTCAAGTACGGGCTCGCGGTCGTCCTCGTGGCGGCCGTAGTGGGGGGCTTGAGCATCTTCAACAACGGCTCGTCCTCGTCCGCGAACCCGAAGGTCGGCCTGTCCCTCTCCACCCTGAACAACCCCTTCTTCGTACAGATCAAGGAAGGCGCTCAGGCAGAGGCGAAGAAGCTCGGGGCGGACCTGACCGTCACGGACGCGCAGAACGATGCCTCGCAGCAGGCGAACCAGCTGCAGAACTTCACCAGCGAGGGCGTCGACTCGATCATCGTCAACCCGGTGGACTCGGACGCGGCGGGCCCCTCGGTGCGCTCCGCCAACAAGTCCGACATCCCCGTCGTGGGTGTCGACCGTGGCGTCAACAAGGCGAAGACGGCCGCGCTCGTGGCCTCCGACAACGTCGAGGGCGGGCAGCTCGGCGCCAAGGCGCTGGCCGAGAAGCTGGGCGGCAAGGGCAAGATCGTCATCCTGCAGGGACTGGCCGGTACGTCCGCGAGCCGTGAGCGCGGCGCGGGCTTCGAGGAGGGTCTGAAGGCCTACCCGGACATCAAGGTGGTCGCCAGGCAGCCCGCCGACTTCGACCGCACCAAGGGTCTCGACGTCATGACGAACCTGCTCCAGGCCCACCCGGACGTCCAGGGCGTCTTCGCCGAGAACGACGAGATGGCGCTCGGCGCGATCAAGGCGCTGCGCTCCAAGGCCGGGAAGTCGGTCCAGGTCATCGGCTTCGACGGCACGCCGGACGGACTGAAGGCCGTCGCGGACGGCACGATGTACGCGTCCGTGGCCCAGCAGCCGAAGGAACTCGGCAGGATCGCCGTGGAGAACGCGCTGCGGGCGGCCGACGGCAAGAAGACCGAGCAGACGGTGAAGGTCCCGGTGAAGGTGGTCACGTCGAAGAACGTGGCCGACTTCACCGGCTGA
- a CDS encoding sugar ABC transporter ATP-binding protein, translated as MSSSPDELLRIEGIRKTFPGVVALDSVDFDLRRGEVHVLLGENGAGKSTLIKMLSGAYRPDAGKIVVDGEKVRIHGAQDAARLGIATIYQEFNLVPDLTVAENIFLGRQPRRLGMIDRKKMEADAAVLLERVGVNVSPRARVRELGIARLQMVEIAKALSLDTRVLIMDEPTAVLTSTEVEKLFAIVRKLREDGVGIVFITHHLEEIAALGDRVTVIRDGRSVGQVPASTPEDDLVRMMVGRSIELQYPRERADTGAALLSVDGLTRDGVFHDISFEVRAGEVVGIAGLVGAGRTEVVRAVFGADPYDKGSVAVAGERLPRHDVNAAMTAGIGLVPEDRKGQGLLLDASVEENLGLVTLRAATRGGLVDLKGQRTAAARIAEQLGVRMAGLGQHVRTLSGGNQQKVVIGKWLLADTKVLILDEPTRGIDVGAKVEIYQLVNELTAAGHAVLMISSDLPEVLGMSDRVLVMAQGRIAGELAADEATQDSVMALAVSTPTASTTSPSTASTTTNPVDADSAVEEPRGH; from the coding sequence GTGAGCAGCAGCCCGGACGAGTTGCTGCGTATCGAAGGGATACGCAAGACCTTCCCCGGTGTGGTCGCGCTCGACAGCGTCGACTTCGACCTGCGCCGCGGCGAGGTGCACGTACTGCTCGGTGAGAACGGTGCCGGCAAGAGCACCCTCATCAAGATGCTGTCCGGCGCCTACCGGCCGGACGCCGGGAAGATCGTGGTCGACGGCGAGAAGGTACGCATCCACGGCGCGCAGGACGCCGCGCGCCTCGGGATCGCGACCATCTACCAGGAGTTCAACCTGGTCCCCGATCTGACCGTCGCCGAGAACATCTTCCTGGGCCGCCAGCCGCGCCGCCTCGGGATGATCGACCGGAAGAAGATGGAGGCCGACGCCGCCGTGCTCCTGGAGCGGGTGGGCGTCAATGTCTCGCCCCGCGCCCGGGTGCGTGAACTGGGCATCGCCCGCCTCCAGATGGTCGAGATCGCGAAGGCGCTCAGCCTGGACACGCGCGTCCTGATCATGGACGAGCCGACCGCGGTGCTCACCTCCACGGAGGTCGAGAAGCTCTTCGCGATCGTGCGCAAGCTGCGCGAGGACGGCGTGGGCATCGTCTTCATCACGCACCACCTGGAGGAGATCGCCGCCCTGGGAGACCGGGTCACGGTCATCCGGGACGGCCGGAGCGTGGGCCAGGTGCCCGCCTCCACGCCCGAGGACGATCTCGTACGCATGATGGTGGGCCGTTCCATCGAGCTGCAGTACCCGCGTGAACGGGCCGACACCGGGGCCGCGTTGCTCAGCGTCGACGGCCTCACCCGGGACGGTGTCTTCCACGACATCAGCTTCGAGGTGCGGGCCGGTGAGGTCGTCGGGATCGCGGGCCTGGTCGGCGCGGGACGGACCGAGGTCGTGCGGGCCGTCTTCGGCGCCGATCCGTACGACAAGGGGTCGGTAGCGGTCGCCGGAGAGCGGCTGCCCCGCCACGACGTCAACGCGGCGATGACCGCCGGGATCGGGCTCGTGCCCGAGGACCGCAAGGGCCAGGGACTGCTCCTGGACGCCTCCGTCGAGGAGAACCTCGGACTCGTCACGCTGCGGGCGGCGACCCGCGGCGGGCTCGTCGACCTCAAGGGGCAGCGGACGGCCGCCGCGAGGATCGCCGAGCAGCTCGGCGTACGGATGGCCGGGCTCGGCCAGCACGTGCGCACGCTGTCCGGCGGCAACCAGCAGAAGGTCGTCATCGGCAAGTGGCTGCTCGCCGACACCAAGGTGCTGATCCTCGACGAGCCGACCCGCGGTATCGACGTGGGCGCCAAGGTCGAGATCTACCAGCTGGTCAACGAGCTCACGGCCGCCGGCCACGCCGTCCTGATGATCTCCAGCGATCTGCCCGAGGTGCTCGGCATGAGCGACCGGGTGCTGGTGATGGCCCAGGGCCGGATCGCCGGTGAACTGGCCGCCGACGAGGCGACGCAGGACTCCGTGATGGCCCTGGCCGTCAGCACCCCGACCGCATCAACCACATCACCGAGCACCGCATCGACCACCACCAACCCTGTTGACGCTGATTCCGCTGTGGAGGAACCCCGTGGCCACTGA
- a CDS encoding LacI family DNA-binding transcriptional regulator codes for MASIKDVAAEAGVSVATVSRVLNDHPSVSPAARTRVLAAVEALGYRPNAVARSLRTDQTRTLGLVISDVLNPYFTELARSVEEEARALGYSVIIGNADERPELQDHHVRTLLDRRIDGLLVSPTDGASPLMLDAARSGTPMVFVDRWIPGVDVPVVRADGRAAVRDLVAHLYGLGHRRLAIIAGPAATTTGSERVDAFRDALREYGLPLPDAYIGQGDFQAASGRRATEEFLDLAEPPEVVFAADNLMALGALDAVRARGLRVPDDIALAAFDDIPWFVHTDPPVTAIAQPTPDLGRAAVRAVVDRIEGRPPQSVTLAATLVVRRSCGEPPPTPPPAVRAPHTNVTQRSNP; via the coding sequence ATGGCGAGCATCAAGGACGTCGCCGCCGAGGCGGGTGTCTCCGTCGCCACGGTCTCGCGGGTCCTGAACGACCACCCCTCGGTCAGCCCCGCCGCACGCACCCGCGTACTGGCCGCCGTCGAGGCGCTGGGCTACCGCCCGAACGCCGTCGCCCGCTCCCTGCGCACCGACCAGACCCGCACCCTCGGCCTGGTCATCAGCGACGTGCTCAACCCGTACTTCACCGAGCTGGCCCGCTCCGTCGAGGAGGAGGCCCGCGCCCTCGGGTACAGCGTCATCATCGGCAACGCCGACGAGCGCCCCGAGTTGCAGGACCACCACGTCCGTACGCTGCTCGACCGCCGTATCGACGGCCTCCTCGTGTCCCCCACGGACGGCGCCTCCCCGCTGATGCTGGACGCCGCCCGCTCGGGGACCCCGATGGTCTTCGTCGACCGGTGGATACCGGGCGTGGACGTGCCCGTCGTCCGGGCGGACGGCCGCGCCGCCGTACGCGATCTGGTCGCCCATCTTTACGGCCTGGGCCACCGCAGGCTCGCCATCATCGCGGGCCCGGCGGCCACCACCACCGGCAGCGAGCGCGTGGACGCCTTCCGGGACGCCCTGCGCGAGTACGGGCTGCCGTTGCCCGACGCGTACATCGGGCAGGGCGACTTCCAGGCAGCCAGCGGCCGGCGGGCCACCGAGGAGTTCCTCGACCTGGCCGAGCCGCCCGAGGTCGTCTTCGCGGCCGACAACCTGATGGCCCTGGGCGCCCTGGACGCCGTACGCGCCCGTGGACTCCGTGTGCCCGACGACATCGCGCTCGCGGCGTTCGACGACATCCCGTGGTTCGTGCACACCGATCCGCCGGTCACGGCGATCGCCCAGCCGACCCCCGACCTGGGCCGGGCCGCCGTGCGCGCCGTGGTCGACCGCATCGAGGGGCGGCCCCCGCAGTCGGTGACCCTCGCCGCCACCCTCGTCGTCCGCCGTTCCTGCGGCGAACCCCCGCCGACACCGCCACCAGCGGTGAGAGCCCCCCACACGAACGTCACTCAAAGGAGCAACCCGTGA
- a CDS encoding calcium-binding protein, whose protein sequence is MRALSLLAPIVGIGLAVPLALAGSAGAAESTATAVVNEYGWQLKYTAAPGQANRVDITQSYSDDHAQFIYSIDDVVPITAGNGCGYPDGADRTKISCVVENVESQSPYAALEADLGDGNDSGSVENRTDQTFSYTHIELGIGNDKWISDSGDLVDGSTVTGGAGDDVITVDQYGSTWGGDGADTLTATGGGEIVQGGAGDDVLRGGAGEQIIQGDDGNDKVYGGAGDDDLYGGKGDDIVYGEAGDDVIWGNSGNDKLYGGSGTDTISGGAGTNVIVQD, encoded by the coding sequence GTGCGCGCCTTATCTCTGCTGGCGCCGATTGTCGGCATCGGGCTGGCCGTTCCGCTCGCGCTGGCCGGGTCGGCGGGCGCCGCGGAGTCGACGGCCACCGCCGTGGTCAACGAGTACGGCTGGCAGCTCAAGTACACGGCCGCCCCCGGTCAGGCCAACCGGGTGGACATCACGCAGTCGTACAGCGACGACCACGCGCAATTCATCTATTCAATCGACGACGTCGTCCCGATAACCGCCGGAAACGGCTGCGGCTATCCCGACGGCGCGGACAGGACGAAAATCTCCTGCGTGGTCGAGAACGTCGAGAGCCAGTCGCCGTATGCGGCTCTGGAGGCGGATCTCGGCGACGGGAACGATTCCGGCTCCGTAGAGAATCGCACCGACCAGACTTTCTCCTACACCCACATCGAGCTGGGCATCGGCAACGACAAGTGGATCAGTGACTCCGGCGACCTGGTCGACGGCAGCACTGTCACGGGCGGCGCGGGTGACGACGTCATCACGGTGGACCAGTACGGATCCACGTGGGGTGGTGACGGCGCCGACACCCTCACCGCCACCGGCGGCGGCGAGATCGTGCAGGGCGGCGCGGGCGACGACGTGCTGCGCGGCGGCGCGGGCGAGCAGATCATCCAGGGTGACGACGGCAACGACAAGGTGTACGGCGGCGCCGGCGACGACGACCTGTACGGCGGCAAGGGCGACGACATCGTGTACGGGGAGGCCGGCGACGACGTCATCTGGGGCAACAGCGGCAACGACAAGCTGTACGGCGGGTCCGGCACCGACACGATCTCCGGCGGAGCCGGGACGAACGTGATCGTCCAGGACTGA
- a CDS encoding helix-turn-helix domain-containing protein yields MPPRTATTERQRRLGSELRKMRMAAGITADQAAGLLGLDRAKISNIETGIRTISTERLRTLACNCDCSDQTYVEALVSMARPVGRGWWERYRGSLSPGLLDIAELESHAVRMRTAHTAHIPGLFQTSDHALELFRAVLPPLPDHEIALRLAYRAERQQVLAGENPAEYVGIVHEAALRMQFGGRKVARAQLDHLLVICERPAVRLLILPFTAGTFPGAGQTVNYLEGPVRQLDTAQVDSSHGPEFLCGEAQLTKYRAHLDWMERLAMTPDASRDFIHGIAREL; encoded by the coding sequence ATGCCACCGAGGACAGCCACCACAGAGCGCCAGCGGCGCCTGGGCAGCGAGCTGCGCAAGATGCGGATGGCCGCGGGGATAACGGCAGACCAGGCGGCCGGCCTGCTCGGTCTCGATCGGGCGAAAATCTCCAACATCGAAACCGGCATCCGCACCATCAGTACGGAGAGGCTGCGCACCCTCGCCTGCAACTGCGACTGCTCGGACCAGACGTATGTCGAGGCCCTGGTGAGCATGGCCAGACCCGTCGGACGCGGCTGGTGGGAGCGGTACCGCGGATCTCTTTCCCCCGGTCTCCTGGACATCGCCGAGTTGGAGTCTCACGCGGTCCGCATGCGCACGGCGCACACCGCACACATTCCAGGCCTGTTCCAGACCAGCGACCACGCGCTCGAACTCTTCAGGGCGGTGCTGCCTCCGCTCCCCGACCATGAGATCGCACTGCGCCTCGCCTACCGCGCCGAACGGCAGCAGGTCTTGGCGGGCGAGAATCCCGCCGAATACGTGGGCATCGTCCATGAGGCGGCGCTGCGCATGCAGTTCGGCGGCCGCAAGGTCGCGCGCGCCCAGCTCGATCACCTGCTCGTCATCTGCGAGCGTCCTGCCGTCCGACTGCTGATCCTCCCGTTCACCGCGGGCACGTTCCCCGGGGCCGGGCAGACAGTCAACTACCTAGAAGGCCCTGTGCGGCAGTTGGACACCGCGCAGGTCGACAGCTCGCACGGCCCGGAATTCCTGTGCGGCGAGGCGCAGTTGACCAAGTACCGAGCCCACCTCGACTGGATGGAGCGCCTCGCGATGACACCGGACGCGTCACGTGACTTCATCCACGGCATCGCCCGCGAACTGTGA
- a CDS encoding ATP-binding protein: MPETVSACPVPPLPAAWGCHLHLTNDPRAPRIARRTVRTALHGYVPELIDTAELLTSELVSNAVQHSDGPVTVRLRTRDGVVRVGVMDNHPELPDPLPCTPDQGFGRGLFLVDALADTWGRYPLTTRSRTVGWKVVWFELVAGPSTTVFRN; the protein is encoded by the coding sequence ATGCCCGAAACCGTCTCCGCCTGCCCCGTCCCACCCCTTCCCGCCGCCTGGGGCTGCCACCTGCACCTCACCAACGACCCCCGGGCCCCACGCATCGCCCGCCGGACCGTCCGCACCGCACTGCACGGCTACGTGCCCGAACTCATCGACACCGCCGAGCTGTTGACGTCCGAGCTGGTCTCGAACGCGGTGCAGCACTCCGACGGCCCGGTGACCGTCAGACTCCGTACCCGCGACGGAGTCGTCCGCGTCGGGGTCATGGACAACCACCCCGAACTTCCCGACCCCTTGCCCTGCACGCCGGACCAGGGCTTCGGCCGGGGTCTGTTCCTCGTCGACGCCCTGGCGGACACCTGGGGCCGCTACCCCCTCACCACCCGCTCCCGGACCGTCGGCTGGAAGGTGGTGTGGTTCGAGCTGGTTGCCGGGCCGTCAACTACGGTCTTTCGCAATTGA
- a CDS encoding SAM-dependent methyltransferase: MGQDGFRAEEIDTSRPHPARIYDYLLGGKDNYEVDQRAGDELAAVAPEIRIGVRANRAFMRRAVRYVVGSGVRQILDIGTGLPTSPNVHEIAHEVTSDVRVAYVDNDPIVSAHADALLSGSGVNSIVLADLRDPRAIVDHPYVRRVIDFDEPVAVLLVAIVHFLTDADKPEQIVATLRDALPAGSFLVLSHATGDFADRSDAQAVYSKATASLNLRSRAEVERFFDGFELVEPGLVQAPFWRPDAPPPARSGEIGFYGGVARKNG; this comes from the coding sequence GTGGGTCAGGACGGCTTCCGTGCCGAGGAGATCGACACCAGCAGGCCGCATCCCGCGCGGATCTACGACTATCTGCTGGGCGGCAAGGACAACTACGAGGTGGACCAGCGGGCCGGCGACGAACTCGCCGCCGTCGCACCCGAGATACGGATCGGCGTCCGGGCCAACCGCGCCTTCATGCGGCGCGCCGTCCGGTACGTCGTCGGCAGCGGCGTCCGCCAGATCCTCGACATCGGCACCGGCCTGCCCACCTCGCCGAACGTGCACGAGATAGCCCACGAGGTGACGTCGGACGTGCGCGTCGCGTACGTCGACAACGATCCGATCGTGAGCGCACACGCCGACGCGCTGCTCAGCGGTTCCGGCGTCAACAGCATCGTGCTCGCCGACCTGCGCGACCCGCGGGCCATCGTGGACCACCCCTACGTCCGCCGGGTCATCGACTTCGACGAGCCGGTCGCCGTGCTCCTCGTCGCCATCGTCCACTTCCTCACCGACGCGGACAAGCCCGAACAGATCGTCGCCACCCTGCGCGACGCGCTTCCGGCCGGAAGCTTCCTGGTGCTCTCGCACGCCACGGGCGACTTCGCCGATCGCAGCGACGCCCAGGCCGTCTACAGCAAGGCCACCGCCTCGCTGAACCTGCGGTCCCGTGCCGAGGTCGAGCGTTTCTTCGACGGCTTCGAACTGGTCGAGCCGGGCCTGGTCCAGGCCCCGTTCTGGCGTCCGGACGCCCCGCCGCCGGCCAGGTCCGGCGAGATCGGCTTCTACGGAGGCGTGGCCCGCAAGAACGGCTGA
- a CDS encoding nuclear transport factor 2 family protein encodes MNETKPQEQKQKPALTPTLPLQAWAHRQGKVDMRPLEPADFGPEALAARARIADAFHRFGIAHDEARIDVVVSCFTEDTVFEVAQGQAEPFTRFEGRAELFDRLTRIVAEQGDQRRHLISNVLVDELDLAAGTASALAFSVVTVAADGLSLGASVIYSARLRREHDGCWRFGHFFIGMDSYAGTKPAAGER; translated from the coding sequence ATGAACGAGACGAAGCCGCAGGAGCAGAAGCAGAAGCCGGCCCTCACCCCCACGCTGCCCCTCCAGGCCTGGGCCCATCGCCAGGGGAAGGTCGACATGCGGCCCCTGGAGCCGGCCGATTTCGGTCCGGAGGCACTCGCAGCCCGGGCCCGGATCGCGGACGCCTTCCACCGGTTCGGCATCGCCCACGACGAGGCGCGTATCGATGTCGTGGTGTCCTGCTTCACCGAGGACACCGTCTTCGAGGTCGCGCAGGGGCAGGCCGAGCCCTTCACCCGGTTCGAGGGCCGGGCCGAACTGTTCGACCGGCTCACCCGGATCGTCGCCGAACAGGGCGACCAGCGGCGGCACTTGATCAGCAACGTCCTGGTGGACGAGCTGGACCTCGCCGCGGGGACCGCCTCCGCCCTGGCCTTCAGCGTGGTGACGGTCGCCGCGGACGGGCTGAGCCTGGGCGCCAGCGTCATCTACAGCGCCCGCCTGCGCCGTGAGCACGACGGCTGCTGGCGGTTCGGTCACTTCTTCATCGGCATGGACTCCTACGCGGGGACCAAGCCCGCGGCGGGCGAGAGGTAG